From a single Rutidosis leptorrhynchoides isolate AG116_Rl617_1_P2 chromosome 5, CSIRO_AGI_Rlap_v1, whole genome shotgun sequence genomic region:
- the LOC139850547 gene encoding uncharacterized protein: MFLTRVFGRRLFATTARSETSAAAGSAASNVRTAHNPLEEFFELDRNPEEEKPVVYGRSWKASELRLKSWDDLQKLWYVLLKEKNMLMTQRQMLHAQNLRFPNPERLPKVRKSMCRIKHVLTERAIEDPDPRRTAEMKRMINAL; this comes from the exons ATGTTTTTGACAAGAGTTTTTGGAAGGAGACTATTTGCAACAACAGCAAGATCAGAAACCAGTGCTGCAGCTGGGTCTGCTGCTAGTAATGTTAGAACTGCACATAATCCCCTTGAAGAGTTCTTTGAGCTTGATAGAAATCCAGAGGAAGAGAAACCTGTTGTTTACG GACGTAGTTGGAAGGCTTCAGAACTGCGTCTAAAGTCTTGGGATGATCTACAAAAGTTATGGTATGTTTTGCTGAAGGAAAAAAACATGTTGATGACTCAACGCCAGATGCTTCATGCGCAAAACTTGCGGTTTCCTAATCCTGAACGGCTACCTAAG GTGAGGAAATCAATGTGCAGAATCAAGCATGTGCTAACTGAGAGAGCAATTGAAGATCCAGATCCTCGAAGGACTGCTGAGATGAAGCGAATGATAAACGCTCTATGA